Proteins encoded by one window of uncultured Ilyobacter sp.:
- a CDS encoding DUF2238 domain-containing protein, protein MSREKMNLFQLLIFWGVLVWSGIKPYDTFTWMLEVAPAVIGAIIIVATYKKFPLTPLSYWLVLIHAVILIIGGHYTYARVPFFNWLKDVFELERNNYDKLGHFVQGLTPAMIAREILLRKSVVLKGKWLFFIVISICMAISAFYELLEWWVALATGTGSNEFLGTQGYIWDTQSDMFYCLIGAFLSLIFFRKLHDRELEIINNESKRG, encoded by the coding sequence ATGAGCAGAGAAAAGATGAATCTCTTCCAGTTGTTGATATTTTGGGGTGTTTTGGTATGGAGTGGAATAAAACCCTATGACACTTTTACGTGGATGTTGGAGGTAGCTCCGGCAGTTATAGGTGCTATTATAATAGTGGCAACTTATAAAAAGTTTCCCCTGACACCACTAAGTTACTGGCTCGTTCTTATCCATGCTGTTATTTTAATAATAGGCGGACATTATACCTATGCAAGAGTACCTTTCTTTAACTGGCTTAAAGATGTGTTTGAATTAGAGAGGAATAATTATGACAAGCTAGGTCACTTCGTTCAGGGATTAACCCCTGCAATGATAGCTAGAGAAATTTTACTCAGAAAATCAGTGGTATTAAAAGGAAAGTGGCTTTTCTTTATTGTTATATCCATCTGTATGGCAATAAGTGCTTTTTATGAGCTCTTGGAATGGTGGGTTGCCCTTGCTACTGGGACTGGGTCTAATGAGTTCTTGGGAACTCAGGGATATATATGGGATACGCAGTCGGATATGTTTTACTGTCTTATAGGGGCCTTTTTATCACTGATTTTTTTCAGAAAGCTTCACGACAGGGAACTGGAAATTATAAATAATGAATCTAAGAGGGGGTAA
- a CDS encoding nucleoside kinase gives MENYNERNYYTTLKFILIKATYDLFPEAKVKIHHSLNKGIYGEILKDPKIRSEDILAIKNRMGELIREDIPIRPVIMSVGDIQKHHCIYNRPDMRRLIEYSDWVDLRVYEMEGFYDYYHNGMLSSTGYLNLFDLSPYNGGFILKYPFQNDPYRIHVETDHPKLAKIFHESEKWGQIMEVSDVGALNEKILNKEIAELIMVNEALHHKKLSFIADEISKKEDVKLVTVAGPSSSGKTTFTQRLAIHLRVNGLKPVVISLDNYYIGRESLPLDENGKKDFESIKALDIKLLNKSLKELMEGKEIEVPKYNFLSGERENVGKKVKLAKNGIILVEGIHGLNEELTWEIPKQNKYKIYISCLTTLNIDDHNRIPTSEVRKLRRIVRDSLSRGTSAEGTLNMWESVRRGEEKNIFPFQEEADAIFDSNLIYELGVLKKYARGELKKVQPGSIFYEESQRLIKFLNYFREIEPDFVPDDSILKEFIGGSYFYKY, from the coding sequence ATGGAAAACTATAACGAAAGAAACTACTATACAACTTTGAAATTCATTTTGATCAAGGCTACTTACGACCTGTTTCCAGAGGCAAAAGTAAAAATACACCACTCTCTAAATAAAGGAATCTACGGTGAAATCCTAAAGGATCCTAAAATACGGTCAGAAGATATCCTAGCTATAAAAAACAGGATGGGCGAGCTTATAAGGGAGGATATTCCAATTCGACCTGTTATTATGTCTGTTGGTGATATTCAAAAACATCACTGCATATACAACAGACCAGATATGAGAAGACTTATTGAATACAGCGATTGGGTAGACCTAAGAGTCTATGAAATGGAAGGTTTTTATGACTATTATCACAATGGGATGTTAAGTAGTACTGGTTATCTCAACCTCTTTGATCTATCCCCCTATAACGGAGGATTTATTCTAAAATACCCCTTCCAAAATGACCCTTACAGAATTCATGTGGAAACTGACCATCCAAAACTTGCAAAAATATTTCATGAATCAGAAAAATGGGGTCAGATAATGGAAGTTTCAGATGTGGGAGCTCTCAATGAAAAAATACTCAATAAGGAGATAGCCGAGCTTATAATGGTAAATGAAGCTCTCCATCATAAAAAACTTTCATTTATTGCCGATGAAATCTCAAAAAAAGAAGATGTAAAATTGGTTACTGTAGCAGGACCTTCATCATCTGGTAAAACCACCTTTACTCAAAGACTTGCAATACACCTTAGGGTAAACGGACTAAAACCAGTTGTGATCTCCCTAGACAACTATTATATAGGGCGAGAATCTCTACCTCTAGATGAAAATGGTAAAAAAGATTTTGAATCAATAAAAGCCTTGGATATAAAACTTTTAAACAAGAGTTTAAAAGAACTTATGGAAGGAAAAGAGATAGAAGTTCCAAAATATAACTTCCTCAGCGGTGAGAGAGAAAATGTAGGTAAGAAAGTAAAATTAGCCAAAAACGGGATTATTCTCGTAGAGGGAATACATGGTCTAAATGAAGAACTTACATGGGAAATTCCAAAACAAAACAAATATAAAATTTATATAAGCTGCCTGACCACTCTCAATATTGATGATCACAACAGAATTCCAACAAGTGAAGTCAGAAAACTTAGAAGGATTGTGAGGGACAGCCTGTCAAGAGGTACCAGTGCAGAGGGGACACTAAATATGTGGGAATCAGTTAGACGTGGTGAGGAAAAAAATATATTTCCGTTCCAGGAAGAGGCTGATGCAATATTTGACTCCAACTTAATTTACGAGTTAGGGGTACTAAAAAAATATGCTCGCGGTGAGTTAAAGAAAGTACAGCCGGGAAGCATATTTTATGAGGAGTCTCAGAGACTCATTAAGTTTTTAAATTATTTCAGAGAGATAGAGCCTGACTTTGTCCCAGATGACTCTATTCTCAAAGAGTTTATAGGGGGAAGTTATTTTTATAAATACTAA
- a CDS encoding YegS/Rv2252/BmrU family lipid kinase: MKRVKLIYNPYSGENYIVKNLDTVFQVYQKKGYTIDAFRISFEAKIEDAFKNIDSEYHHIIIAGGDGTVNQVINIMKKMGIDLPVAILPTGTANDFATCLGMPKDISEACEQILSSEVRLIDLGKANDSFFVNVASTGLFTDISQKTNANLKNTMGKLAYYFGGIIEIPNFKRLQITVESEELKYTGHSLIIFAFNGKSAGNIDIAYKSQLDDGLLDVVIVKAEIVTETLISFFKFLKKEHLENPKGVIHFKTDRLRLQCNEPISTDLDGEKGPNFPIDIQCIKKGLKILGYRK; this comes from the coding sequence ATGAAAAGGGTAAAGTTAATATACAACCCATATTCTGGTGAAAATTACATAGTGAAAAATTTAGACACTGTTTTTCAGGTTTATCAGAAAAAAGGTTATACTATCGATGCTTTCAGAATAAGCTTTGAAGCTAAGATAGAGGATGCATTCAAAAATATTGATAGCGAATACCATCACATCATCATCGCAGGGGGAGATGGAACCGTAAATCAGGTAATAAATATAATGAAGAAAATGGGTATTGACTTACCTGTTGCCATACTACCGACTGGTACTGCAAATGATTTTGCAACCTGTCTGGGAATGCCAAAAGATATATCTGAAGCCTGCGAACAGATCCTAAGTTCCGAGGTTAGACTAATTGACCTTGGAAAAGCCAATGATAGTTTTTTTGTAAATGTAGCCAGTACTGGATTATTTACAGATATCTCACAAAAGACAAATGCCAACCTTAAGAACACAATGGGAAAACTGGCATATTATTTCGGTGGTATTATAGAGATACCAAACTTCAAAAGACTTCAGATAACAGTTGAATCTGAAGAACTAAAATATACGGGACATTCTCTTATTATATTTGCTTTCAACGGAAAAAGTGCAGGTAATATAGATATTGCTTATAAATCTCAACTAGATGACGGCCTTTTAGATGTTGTCATAGTAAAAGCTGAAATAGTGACTGAAACCCTCATATCCTTTTTTAAGTTTTTAAAAAAAGAGCACCTTGAAAATCCAAAAGGGGTAATCCACTTCAAAACTGACAGATTACGTCTGCAATGCAATGAACCTATCTCCACAGATCTAGACGGGGAAAAAGGTCCAAACTTCCCTATAGATATACAGTGCATAAAAAAAGGATTAAAAATACTAGGATACAGGAAATAA
- the gltS gene encoding sodium/glutamate symporter, translated as MLVYEFNMMQTLTLAAIVLLVGRAIKHRVPFFEKFFIPSPVIGGVLYSIVTLIGHSSGSFEFTYDGQLKTLFMVAFFTTIGFAASFKLLKKGGIQVGIFLGVATTLVILQNVVGVSLAKAFHLNPLLGLAVGSVPLTGGHGTAGAFGPVLEAAGAQGAMAVSIASATFGLIAGCVIGGPIGKRLMARHGLTSISDEGAQHFEGVEKPEEEKITEGTLMNTVYLITLCMGLGTVISMLIKKAGIVLPIYIGPMIVAAVVRNLADGKSINLHHKTIDTIGNISLSLFLAMALMTMRLWDLAALAVPLIVMLLAQTALMASFAYFVTYKIMGRDYDAAVISCGHCGFGMGATPNAMANMESFTASNFPSPRAFFVLPLVGALFIDFTNASIITFFINIFS; from the coding sequence ATGTTAGTTTATGAGTTTAACATGATGCAAACACTTACTTTAGCAGCAATCGTTTTACTGGTGGGGAGAGCCATTAAACACAGAGTTCCATTCTTTGAAAAGTTCTTCATACCGTCACCCGTTATAGGAGGTGTTCTCTACTCAATAGTTACTTTGATAGGACACAGCAGCGGGTCTTTTGAATTTACCTATGACGGGCAATTGAAAACATTATTCATGGTTGCTTTCTTTACTACAATAGGATTTGCAGCTAGTTTCAAACTTCTAAAAAAGGGTGGAATTCAGGTAGGGATTTTCTTGGGGGTAGCTACTACACTTGTAATCTTACAAAATGTTGTAGGTGTAAGTCTGGCCAAGGCATTTCATCTGAATCCTCTATTGGGACTGGCTGTAGGATCTGTTCCGCTGACTGGAGGACACGGAACTGCAGGAGCATTTGGACCTGTGCTTGAAGCAGCTGGGGCCCAAGGAGCAATGGCAGTGTCAATAGCATCAGCCACTTTCGGACTTATTGCCGGTTGTGTTATAGGGGGACCCATAGGAAAGAGGCTTATGGCAAGACATGGACTTACATCAATTTCTGATGAAGGTGCACAACACTTTGAAGGAGTTGAAAAGCCTGAAGAAGAAAAAATAACAGAAGGCACATTGATGAACACAGTTTACCTTATAACATTATGTATGGGGCTTGGAACTGTTATTTCAATGCTTATTAAAAAAGCTGGAATAGTCCTACCAATCTATATCGGTCCGATGATAGTAGCTGCTGTAGTAAGAAACTTGGCAGACGGAAAATCTATAAACCTGCATCACAAGACCATAGATACTATAGGTAATATTTCCTTGTCCCTTTTTCTAGCTATGGCTCTTATGACAATGAGATTGTGGGATCTGGCTGCCCTTGCAGTACCATTAATTGTAATGCTACTTGCTCAGACAGCACTTATGGCTTCCTTTGCATACTTTGTAACCTACAAGATCATGGGAAGAGACTATGATGCTGCAGTTATATCTTGCGGACACTGCGGATTTGGAATGGGAGCAACACCGAATGCAATGGCAAATATGGAATCATTTACAGCTTCGAACTTTCCTTCACCAAGAGCATTCTTTGTACTGCCACTTGTAGGAGCACTGTTTATAGATTTCACAAATGCATCTATAATTACATTCTTTATAAATATCTTTTCATAG
- the murI gene encoding glutamate racemase, with amino-acid sequence MAKIGVFDSGVGGITVVKEINKILPEDTIIYYGDNKNFHYENLSVDQIREHCMKIVEFLVLNGVDAVVVACSVATAAALETLKSRFAHIPIVGVIDTGAKVGVETTSNNSVGIFATPATVAMDVYPKALRDINRKISVFQKGCPKLCYMIEDGWEDTLENDEIVKEYLSYIPEQADTLLLGCTHYPLIKQVIARYFKGAIVDSAKETAEIVKKELFLKGRKSKKSKNGHQEYYISGNIKKFKEVAGDFLGGDISKVYKIEL; translated from the coding sequence ATGGCGAAAATCGGGGTTTTTGATTCTGGTGTCGGAGGAATTACTGTAGTAAAAGAGATTAACAAAATTTTGCCTGAAGATACAATAATATATTATGGTGACAATAAAAATTTTCATTATGAAAATTTAAGTGTAGACCAGATAAGAGAACACTGTATGAAAATCGTGGAATTTTTGGTGCTTAACGGGGTGGACGCAGTTGTTGTAGCATGTAGCGTAGCAACTGCTGCAGCTCTTGAGACTTTAAAGTCAAGATTTGCCCATATTCCCATAGTAGGCGTAATAGATACCGGTGCTAAAGTTGGAGTTGAGACAACTTCGAATAATTCTGTGGGTATATTTGCAACACCTGCAACAGTAGCTATGGATGTCTACCCTAAGGCTTTGAGAGATATAAACAGGAAGATTTCAGTATTTCAAAAAGGGTGTCCGAAGCTGTGCTATATGATAGAAGACGGGTGGGAGGATACTTTAGAGAATGATGAAATTGTGAAAGAATATCTCAGCTATATACCTGAACAAGCAGATACCTTACTGTTAGGATGTACTCACTATCCACTCATAAAACAAGTTATAGCCAGGTACTTTAAAGGGGCTATAGTAGACTCGGCAAAAGAAACCGCTGAGATTGTAAAAAAAGAGCTGTTTTTGAAAGGTAGAAAATCTAAAAAGAGTAAAAACGGACATCAAGAGTATTACATAAGCGGTAATATAAAAAAGTTTAAAGAGGTTGCAGGGGATTTTCTAGGTGGGGATATCAGTAAGGTGTATAAGATAGAATTGTAA
- the sbcB gene encoding exodeoxyribonuclease I, translating to MKKTYLWYDYETFGADPKRDRISQFAGVRTDMNFEVVDEMVYYCKLAEDYLPNPEASIITEITPQESNEKGITENELAEILFKEFTKEGTVTIGYNSIKFDDEVTRNLFYRTFRDPYEREWKNNCSRWDFMKAILGVYVMKPELLNWPLKDDGRPSFRLEELSIENGIIHENAHDAKSDVYATIGLAELISKKSPNVFNYFFNLRDKEFVKSELSKDELFLHIDFGYGYDKGYASLIYKIGDFIKSGDKNAFLFIDVLSDVMALENMSFDEIKECLYYSNEKLKEIGKERPGLKQIRINQSPLIIPYESLREKPEFVENLAESLQDKVEKVKILSSKRKDEFLRAFMREEDEVKTDADLDIYGSFASPRDKKEMASLHRENYEYIPKFKDKKYRELYFRFIGRNMPEVFTDDEMSKWKEHCYQCISKEREGFQNLASLKSEITELEKKYRGEREKIKILKDIKEYAENLEKKMKTEPIKPGEQLKMF from the coding sequence ATGAAAAAAACTTATCTCTGGTATGATTATGAAACTTTTGGAGCAGATCCTAAAAGAGATAGGATTTCTCAGTTTGCAGGGGTCAGAACGGATATGAACTTTGAAGTGGTAGATGAGATGGTCTATTACTGTAAATTGGCTGAGGATTATCTCCCAAATCCAGAGGCTAGCATTATAACGGAAATAACCCCCCAGGAATCAAATGAAAAGGGGATAACAGAAAATGAGCTGGCAGAAATATTGTTTAAAGAATTTACAAAAGAGGGGACAGTGACTATAGGCTATAACAGCATCAAATTTGACGACGAGGTAACAAGAAATCTTTTTTACAGAACTTTTCGAGATCCCTATGAACGAGAGTGGAAAAACAACTGTTCAAGATGGGACTTTATGAAGGCTATTTTAGGGGTATATGTGATGAAGCCTGAACTCCTTAACTGGCCATTGAAAGATGACGGCAGGCCATCTTTTAGGTTAGAGGAACTGAGTATAGAAAATGGGATCATCCATGAAAATGCCCACGATGCCAAATCAGATGTATATGCTACCATAGGACTGGCAGAACTTATCAGTAAAAAATCTCCCAATGTTTTTAATTATTTTTTTAATCTCAGGGATAAGGAGTTTGTAAAATCGGAACTATCTAAGGATGAATTGTTTTTGCATATAGATTTTGGATATGGTTATGATAAGGGCTATGCTTCCCTGATTTATAAAATTGGTGATTTTATTAAAAGTGGAGACAAAAATGCCTTTTTATTTATAGATGTTTTAAGTGATGTTATGGCTCTTGAAAATATGAGTTTTGATGAGATAAAGGAATGTCTCTATTATTCTAATGAAAAGCTTAAAGAGATAGGAAAAGAGAGACCTGGCTTAAAACAGATAAGAATTAATCAGAGTCCACTTATTATTCCTTATGAGAGCCTCAGAGAAAAACCAGAATTTGTAGAGAACCTTGCCGAAAGCCTGCAAGATAAAGTGGAAAAAGTAAAAATACTCTCGTCCAAAAGAAAAGATGAATTTTTAAGGGCTTTTATGAGAGAGGAAGATGAAGTGAAAACTGATGCAGATCTAGATATATACGGGTCATTTGCCAGTCCGCGGGACAAGAAAGAGATGGCATCTCTTCACAGAGAGAATTATGAGTATATACCTAAATTTAAGGATAAAAAATACAGGGAACTGTATTTTAGATTTATAGGAAGGAATATGCCTGAGGTTTTCACAGATGATGAGATGTCAAAATGGAAAGAACACTGTTATCAATGTATAAGCAAAGAGCGTGAAGGATTTCAAAATCTTGCTTCTCTGAAAAGTGAAATTACAGAATTAGAAAAAAAGTATAGGGGGGAAAGAGAAAAAATTAAGATACTAAAAGATATAAAAGAATATGCAGAAAACCTGGAAAAAAAAATGAAAACAGAGCCTATAAAGCCCGGTGAGCAACTGAAAATGTTTTGA
- the pyrB gene encoding aspartate carbamoyltransferase, producing the protein MKNIISLRDLKKEDILGILEVAEKLEKNPKPELLKDKIVSTLFFEPSTRTRLSFCSAAQRLGARVLGFDSPDATSLKKGESLKDTVRMAEAYSDVIVMRHYLDGAARLAAEATERPVINAGDGSNQHPSQTLLDLYTIKKEMGKLENLKVALVGDLKYGRTVHSLTKALSHFNAELYFIAPDSLQMPEYILEDLDKAGIKYHILEDFRDVLGEVDVFYMTRIQGERFPDEEEYQKVKGVYIINRENILGKCKENMIIMHPLPRVDEISTDLDDTKHALYFRQASNGVPVRMAMLAIVLGRDNQI; encoded by the coding sequence ATGAAAAATATAATTTCACTGAGAGATTTAAAAAAAGAAGATATACTGGGAATTTTGGAAGTTGCTGAAAAACTGGAAAAAAATCCAAAACCTGAACTTTTGAAGGATAAAATTGTATCGACACTTTTTTTTGAGCCTTCTACGAGAACCAGACTTTCATTCTGTTCAGCGGCACAAAGGTTAGGAGCAAGAGTTCTTGGGTTTGATTCTCCAGACGCAACATCACTTAAAAAAGGTGAATCCCTAAAAGATACTGTGAGAATGGCAGAAGCTTACTCTGATGTAATCGTAATGAGACATTATCTAGACGGAGCAGCTAGGCTGGCTGCAGAGGCCACGGAAAGACCTGTTATAAATGCAGGAGACGGATCAAATCAGCATCCAAGTCAGACACTGCTAGACCTCTATACCATAAAAAAAGAGATGGGTAAGTTAGAAAATCTTAAAGTGGCTCTTGTAGGAGATTTAAAATACGGCAGAACGGTCCATTCCCTGACAAAGGCACTCTCCCATTTTAATGCGGAGCTGTACTTTATAGCACCAGATTCTCTGCAGATGCCTGAATACATACTAGAAGATCTAGATAAAGCAGGAATAAAATATCACATACTTGAAGATTTCAGAGACGTATTAGGAGAGGTAGATGTCTTTTATATGACAAGGATACAGGGGGAGAGATTCCCAGATGAAGAGGAATATCAGAAGGTAAAGGGAGTCTACATAATAAACAGAGAGAATATTTTGGGGAAGTGCAAAGAAAATATGATAATAATGCATCCTCTTCCTAGAGTAGACGAGATATCCACAGACCTTGATGATACAAAACACGCTCTTTATTTCAGGCAGGCTTCAAATGGTGTACCAGTTAGAATGGCAATGCTGGCAATTGTCTTGGGAAGAGATAATCAAATTTAA
- the pyrI gene encoding aspartate carbamoyltransferase regulatory subunit translates to MELQINAIENGTVIDHIDSEKTLEIMNLLELNKEQGTIMVAFNLESKKQGKKGIIKIDGRILKDEEIEKISILAPRASINIIKDFRVVEKKMVELPGTINDVIKCQNQKCVTNFEKVPTKFYREGKKYRCAYCETSVKKNNIILK, encoded by the coding sequence ATGGAACTTCAGATAAATGCAATTGAAAACGGAACGGTAATAGATCACATAGACTCAGAGAAAACTTTGGAAATAATGAATCTTTTGGAACTAAACAAGGAACAGGGGACTATAATGGTAGCCTTTAATCTAGAAAGTAAAAAACAGGGCAAAAAAGGGATAATAAAAATAGACGGAAGAATATTAAAAGATGAGGAGATAGAGAAAATATCCATACTAGCTCCAAGGGCATCTATAAATATAATAAAGGATTTTAGGGTAGTGGAGAAGAAAATGGTGGAACTGCCAGGGACTATCAACGATGTAATAAAATGTCAGAATCAAAAATGTGTCACAAATTTTGAAAAAGTACCTACGAAATTTTACAGAGAGGGGAAAAAATACAGATGTGCTTATTGTGAGACCAGTGTTAAAAAAAATAATATAATTTTGAAATAA
- a CDS encoding dihydroorotate dehydrogenase electron transfer subunit: MFLENGVIIENKNMGDKYYLMKVKAVKSAAAAKAGQFYMIKCHNGIRILGRPISIHYADQENHLLEFYYEVVGEGTKEFTNYKIGEEIRLQGPLGTGFDTEVKGKKVLVVGGGMGMAPLKYLVESVKNKNTVTIIAAGRDAGAVRIADNYHFPKEDIFFATDDGTVGMKGNAVDAMKEILSKEKYDIVYTCGPHKMMEAVAKVAAEHNMRCQISLEEKMACGVKACVGCSIKTREGMKRVCADGPVFEAEIIVDVNPKENPGCSCGK, from the coding sequence ATGTTTTTAGAAAACGGAGTAATAATAGAAAATAAAAATATGGGAGATAAATATTATCTCATGAAAGTAAAGGCGGTAAAATCAGCTGCTGCAGCCAAAGCTGGACAGTTTTACATGATAAAATGTCACAACGGGATAAGAATATTGGGAAGACCTATAAGTATACATTATGCAGATCAGGAAAATCACCTATTGGAATTTTATTATGAGGTAGTAGGTGAGGGGACAAAGGAGTTTACAAATTATAAAATAGGTGAAGAGATAAGGCTACAGGGACCTTTAGGTACAGGTTTTGATACAGAGGTAAAAGGAAAGAAGGTTCTCGTAGTAGGGGGAGGAATGGGTATGGCTCCTCTGAAATACCTGGTGGAATCAGTAAAAAATAAAAATACAGTCACCATAATCGCAGCTGGAAGAGACGCAGGGGCAGTGAGAATAGCAGATAACTACCATTTTCCAAAAGAGGATATATTCTTTGCCACTGATGACGGTACCGTGGGAATGAAGGGAAATGCAGTGGATGCAATGAAGGAAATCCTTTCCAAAGAAAAATACGATATAGTGTACACATGTGGACCTCACAAGATGATGGAGGCAGTGGCCAAGGTAGCGGCAGAGCACAATATGAGGTGTCAGATCTCCCTAGAGGAAAAAATGGCCTGTGGAGTGAAGGCCTGTGTGGGATGCTCTATAAAAACTAGAGAGGGAATGAAAAGAGTGTGTGCAGACGGACCTGTATTCGAGGCGGAGATAATTGTGGATGTAAATCCTAAAGAGAATCCAGGATGCAGCTGCGGAAAATAA
- a CDS encoding dihydroorotate dehydrogenase, with translation MNRLKTNFVGLDLKNPIMTASGCFGFGLEYKDYFDPNELGAVVVKGLTLEPRDGNFGTRIAETPGGMLNSVGLENPGIDHFENVITKEIDGKITSPIITNINGRTIEEYVEIAKRVESIEAVKAIELNISCPNVKDGGMAFGARPEVAGAVTKAVKEVTTKPVIVKLSPNVTDIVAIAKIVEENGADAVALINTLLGMSIDIKKKKPVLGNIFGGLSGPAVKPVALRMIYQVSQAVKIPVLGMGGISCVEDAIEFLMAGASAISLGTGIFMNPILPVEIKEGLEKYCLENNLDNISEIIGAAHPNK, from the coding sequence TTGAATAGATTGAAAACTAATTTTGTAGGTTTGGATTTGAAAAATCCCATAATGACAGCATCAGGATGCTTTGGATTTGGGCTTGAGTATAAAGATTATTTTGATCCCAATGAACTGGGAGCCGTAGTTGTAAAGGGCCTTACATTAGAGCCCAGAGATGGAAATTTCGGTACGAGGATAGCTGAAACTCCAGGGGGAATGCTAAACTCTGTAGGACTTGAAAACCCTGGGATAGACCACTTTGAAAATGTGATAACAAAGGAGATAGATGGGAAGATAACAAGTCCTATCATAACGAACATAAACGGTAGGACTATCGAGGAATATGTGGAGATCGCAAAGAGAGTCGAAAGTATAGAGGCTGTGAAGGCAATAGAGTTAAATATCTCTTGTCCCAATGTAAAAGACGGAGGGATGGCCTTTGGTGCTAGACCTGAGGTGGCAGGAGCAGTGACTAAGGCGGTAAAAGAGGTAACTACTAAACCTGTGATAGTAAAACTTTCTCCTAATGTAACGGACATAGTTGCAATAGCAAAGATTGTAGAGGAAAATGGGGCAGATGCAGTTGCCCTTATCAATACACTCTTGGGGATGTCTATAGATATAAAGAAAAAGAAACCGGTTTTGGGGAATATATTCGGTGGGCTTTCAGGCCCTGCAGTTAAGCCAGTTGCCCTTAGAATGATATATCAGGTATCCCAGGCTGTAAAAATTCCGGTACTAGGTATGGGTGGCATAAGCTGTGTAGAGGACGCCATAGAATTTTTAATGGCAGGTGCCTCTGCAATATCTCTGGGGACAGGAATATTTATGAATCCAATACTTCCTGTAGAGATAAAAGAGGGTCTTGAAAAATATTGTCTTGAAAATAATCTAGATAACATATCAGAGATCATAGGGGCAGCACATCCAAATAAATAG
- the pyrF gene encoding orotidine-5'-phosphate decarboxylase, translating into MNAKDRLIVALDFPTIEEAKGLVEILGDSVSVYKVGLEMFLNSKGEAVDYLSSLGKKVFLDLKFHDIPNTTMMASVFAAKQNVFMFNVHAAGGRKMMKSVSEEVRKINPDALAIAVTVLTSFSDDEIKELYKTEHSIKELAMHWAEVTKESGMDGVVCSPWEASAIKEKCGKEFKTICPGVRPKWAAANDQQRIMTPKNAILNGCDFLVVGRPITKADNPVKAAELVLEEIKEGLAEVEGC; encoded by the coding sequence ATGAATGCTAAAGACAGACTTATAGTGGCACTAGACTTTCCGACAATAGAGGAGGCAAAGGGTCTCGTAGAAATTTTGGGAGATTCGGTCTCTGTATACAAGGTAGGACTTGAGATGTTTCTGAACTCCAAGGGAGAAGCTGTGGATTATCTCAGTTCTTTGGGGAAAAAAGTATTTTTAGATCTTAAGTTTCACGATATACCGAATACTACTATGATGGCGTCTGTCTTTGCAGCAAAACAGAATGTATTTATGTTTAATGTTCATGCTGCAGGTGGCAGAAAGATGATGAAGAGTGTTTCAGAGGAGGTGAGGAAGATAAATCCAGATGCTCTTGCCATTGCTGTGACTGTCCTCACCAGTTTTTCTGATGACGAAATAAAAGAGCTTTACAAAACTGAGCATTCTATAAAAGAACTTGCAATGCACTGGGCAGAGGTAACTAAAGAGAGTGGGATGGATGGGGTTGTTTGCTCTCCTTGGGAAGCATCGGCAATAAAAGAAAAGTGTGGAAAAGAATTTAAGACCATCTGTCCAGGGGTGAGACCTAAATGGGCAGCGGCAAATGATCAGCAGAGAATAATGACTCCTAAAAATGCTATATTAAATGGATGTGACTTTCTCGTGGTGGGAAGACCTATAACCAAGGCTGATAATCCTGTAAAGGCAGCAGAACTTGTTTTAGAGGAGATAAAAGAAGGACTGGCAGAGGTGGAAGGATGCTAA